From one Phytohabitans houttuyneae genomic stretch:
- a CDS encoding glycosyl hydrolase family 18 protein yields the protein MSVTGRTTRTVSLSWTAAAATDFPIAGYDVLSGSSVAASGTGTSAVVTGLTPNTTYTFAVRAKDTRGNLSAASATVSATTLNPANDTTPPSAPTGLRSTAKTATTVTLAWNAASDASGIAGYDIYTGTTLRASVTGLTAVVGGLSPITGYTFTVRARDTYDNASAASNAVSVTTDDVVGAGRYAKVGYFVQWGIYGRQYFVRNLDTSGAAARLTHINYAFANVDPVNLTCLQGVTRGTTTNPQDPDQGTGAGDADADYGRPFAASQSVDGVGDTGWEPLRGNFNQLKKLKAKHPHLKVLISIGGWTYSKFFSDAAATPASREKFVRSCIDIYIKGNLPAYNGAGGPGSAAGIFDGIDMDWEWPGSEGHPGNHVSPADKANNTALMAEFRRQLDALSTTTGKRYLLTAFTPADPAKIAAGWDIGPGGVFESMDFANVQGYDFHGAGSDNSWEPGRAGHQANLYRDAQDPYPFEFSVDRAVQTYLDAGVNPRKLTVGLAFYGRGWQGVAAGGAGVNGEWQTANGAAPGQFAEEAGTRGYANLLSGVPGCTVHHDTQSVSSYCYTGPGGQWWSFDDAWSIGQKTAWLKQKGLLGGMIWEMSGDTASGTLMSALHSGL from the coding sequence CTGAGCGTGACCGGGCGGACCACCCGTACCGTCTCGCTCTCCTGGACCGCCGCGGCCGCGACCGACTTCCCGATCGCCGGCTACGACGTGCTCTCCGGGTCTTCCGTCGCCGCCAGCGGCACCGGCACGAGCGCGGTGGTCACGGGGCTCACGCCGAACACCACCTACACGTTCGCGGTCCGGGCCAAGGACACCCGGGGCAACCTCTCGGCGGCCAGCGCCACGGTCAGCGCGACCACGCTCAACCCGGCCAACGACACCACGCCGCCGTCCGCGCCCACCGGCCTGCGCTCGACGGCGAAAACCGCCACGACGGTCACCCTCGCCTGGAACGCGGCGAGCGATGCCAGCGGCATCGCCGGATACGACATCTACACCGGGACCACGCTGCGGGCCAGCGTCACCGGCCTGACCGCGGTGGTCGGTGGGCTTTCTCCCATAACGGGGTACACGTTTACGGTGCGGGCGCGGGACACGTACGACAATGCCTCGGCGGCCAGCAACGCGGTCTCGGTCACCACGGACGACGTGGTGGGCGCGGGGCGGTACGCGAAGGTCGGCTATTTCGTGCAGTGGGGCATCTACGGCCGGCAGTACTTCGTGCGCAACCTGGACACCAGCGGCGCCGCCGCGCGCCTGACCCACATCAACTACGCGTTCGCCAACGTCGACCCGGTCAACCTGACCTGCCTGCAGGGCGTCACCCGCGGTACGACCACCAACCCGCAGGATCCTGACCAGGGCACCGGGGCCGGCGACGCGGACGCCGACTACGGCCGCCCGTTCGCCGCGTCACAGTCGGTCGACGGGGTGGGTGACACCGGGTGGGAGCCGCTGCGCGGCAACTTCAACCAGCTCAAGAAGCTCAAGGCCAAGCACCCGCACCTCAAGGTGCTGATCTCGATCGGCGGCTGGACGTACTCCAAGTTCTTCTCGGACGCGGCGGCCACCCCGGCGTCCCGGGAGAAGTTCGTGCGGTCCTGCATCGACATCTACATCAAGGGCAACCTGCCCGCCTACAACGGTGCTGGCGGGCCGGGCAGCGCCGCGGGCATCTTCGACGGCATCGACATGGACTGGGAGTGGCCCGGCTCGGAAGGGCACCCGGGCAACCACGTCAGCCCGGCCGACAAGGCCAACAACACGGCGCTGATGGCCGAGTTCCGCCGCCAGCTCGACGCGCTGAGCACCACCACCGGCAAGCGGTACCTGCTGACCGCGTTCACCCCGGCGGACCCGGCGAAGATCGCGGCGGGCTGGGACATCGGGCCCGGCGGCGTCTTCGAGTCGATGGACTTCGCCAACGTGCAGGGATACGACTTCCACGGCGCCGGCTCGGACAACTCGTGGGAGCCGGGCCGCGCCGGCCACCAGGCCAACCTCTACCGGGACGCGCAGGACCCGTACCCGTTCGAGTTCAGCGTCGACCGGGCGGTGCAGACCTATCTGGACGCCGGCGTCAACCCGCGCAAGCTCACGGTCGGCCTGGCCTTCTACGGGCGCGGGTGGCAGGGCGTGGCGGCCGGCGGCGCCGGGGTGAACGGGGAGTGGCAGACCGCGAACGGGGCGGCGCCCGGCCAGTTCGCCGAGGAGGCGGGCACGCGCGGGTACGCCAACCTGCTCTCCGGCGTGCCCGGCTGCACCGTCCACCACGACACCCAGTCGGTCTCCAGCTACTGCTACACCGGACCGGGCGGGCAGTGGTGGAGCTTCGACGACGCCTGGTCGATCGGGCAGAAGACCGCCTGGCTGAAACAAAAAGGCCTGCTCGGCGGCATGATCTGGGAGATGTCCGGTGACACCGCGAGCGGCACGTTGATGAGCGCGCTGCACAGCGGGCTCTGA
- a CDS encoding alpha/beta fold hydrolase has translation MGEAMVHVNGVDLCAETFGDADAPPILLLSGMSSSMDWWDADFCRRLALGGRHVIRYDFRDTGRSVTYPPGAPEYTGDDLIADAAGLIDLLAGGRAHVVGISMGGAIAQHLAVDHPQRVATLTLVSTSTGPDDDLPPMDERLVAAFANPAPEPDWSDPEAVVDYLVEDWRPFAGPDTFDEGYTRQIARRVVARTIDIESSTKNHALLKGSDGTRHRLGEITAPTLVIHGTADPFFPPGHAVMLAREIKRAQLLMLDGVGHQAPPPSTWDLVVPALLGHTAAAATRG, from the coding sequence ATGGGCGAGGCGATGGTGCACGTCAACGGGGTGGATCTCTGCGCCGAGACGTTCGGCGACGCGGATGCGCCGCCGATCCTGTTACTGAGCGGCATGTCCTCGAGCATGGACTGGTGGGACGCCGACTTCTGCCGGCGGCTGGCGCTCGGCGGGCGGCATGTCATCCGGTACGACTTCCGTGACACCGGCCGCTCGGTCACCTACCCGCCCGGCGCTCCGGAGTACACCGGCGACGACCTGATCGCCGACGCGGCCGGCCTGATCGACCTGCTCGCCGGCGGTCGCGCGCACGTCGTCGGCATCTCGATGGGCGGCGCCATCGCCCAGCACCTGGCGGTAGACCACCCGCAGCGGGTCGCCACGCTCACCCTCGTCTCGACAAGCACCGGCCCGGACGACGACCTGCCGCCGATGGACGAGCGACTGGTCGCCGCGTTCGCCAACCCGGCACCCGAGCCCGACTGGAGCGACCCGGAGGCCGTGGTCGACTACCTCGTCGAGGACTGGCGCCCCTTCGCCGGGCCGGACACCTTCGACGAGGGGTACACGCGGCAGATCGCCCGCCGCGTCGTGGCCCGCACGATCGACATCGAGTCGAGCACGAAGAACCACGCGCTGCTCAAGGGGAGCGACGGCACCCGCCACCGGCTCGGCGAAATCACCGCGCCGACCCTAGTCATCCACGGCACCGCCGACCCGTTCTTTCCGCCGGGTCACGCGGTCATGCTCGCCCGCGAGATCAAGCGCGCCCAGCTGCTGATGCTCGACGGCGTGGGGCACCAGGCGCCACCACCGTCCACATGGGACCTCGTTGTGCCGGCCCTGCTCGGGCACACCGCCGCGGCCGCTACCAGAGGCTGA
- a CDS encoding hydroxyacid-oxoacid transhydrogenase, with protein sequence MSRETIFTYAAPQLKFGAGAADEIGYDLGQLGARRVLVITDPGVAAVGAPQRVADAMRRYGVVAEVFADVHVEPTDTSMRHAVEVARAGGPWDAFVAVGGGSCIDTAKAVNLLTTNPGDLMEYLNPPVGGGRAPEQPLKPLVAVPTTTGTGAESTTVCVLDVLELKLKTGISHARLRPTLAVVDPLLTVTQPPEVTAASGMDILCHALESYTAKPYTEFDAKEPGQRVPYCGANPVADMWAERSMALLARSLRTAVAHGDDLVARTDMALAATFAGMGFGNAGVHIPHANAYPIAGGVRGFHPAGYPEGEPLVPHGMAVALTAREALRFTHESSPQRHRRAAELLGGDDLPTVLTALMRDIGIPNGIAAVGYDEGDIDTLVGGAMKQQRLLAISPLPVREEDLAGIFDRSLSLW encoded by the coding sequence ATGAGCCGGGAGACCATCTTCACCTACGCGGCGCCGCAGCTGAAGTTCGGCGCGGGTGCGGCCGACGAGATCGGGTACGACCTCGGCCAGCTCGGTGCGCGGCGGGTGCTCGTCATCACCGATCCCGGCGTCGCGGCGGTCGGCGCGCCGCAGCGGGTGGCCGACGCGATGCGGCGGTACGGGGTGGTGGCGGAGGTCTTCGCGGACGTGCACGTGGAGCCGACCGACACCTCGATGCGCCACGCCGTGGAGGTGGCGCGGGCGGGTGGGCCGTGGGACGCGTTCGTGGCCGTGGGTGGCGGCTCCTGCATCGACACGGCGAAGGCGGTCAACCTGTTGACCACCAACCCCGGTGACCTGATGGAGTACCTCAACCCACCGGTCGGTGGCGGGCGCGCTCCTGAGCAGCCACTCAAGCCGCTCGTGGCGGTGCCGACCACGACCGGCACCGGGGCGGAGAGCACGACGGTCTGCGTGCTCGACGTGCTGGAGCTGAAGCTCAAGACCGGAATCAGCCACGCACGCCTGCGCCCCACGCTGGCCGTCGTCGACCCGCTCCTGACCGTGACGCAGCCACCGGAGGTGACCGCCGCGAGCGGCATGGACATCCTCTGCCACGCGCTGGAGAGCTACACGGCCAAGCCCTACACCGAGTTCGACGCCAAGGAGCCGGGGCAGCGCGTGCCGTACTGCGGCGCCAACCCGGTCGCTGACATGTGGGCGGAGAGGTCGATGGCGCTTCTCGCCCGCTCGCTGCGTACCGCCGTCGCGCACGGCGACGACCTGGTGGCGCGGACGGACATGGCGCTGGCCGCCACGTTCGCCGGGATGGGTTTCGGAAACGCGGGGGTGCACATCCCGCACGCCAACGCGTACCCGATCGCGGGTGGCGTGCGAGGCTTCCACCCGGCGGGTTACCCGGAGGGCGAGCCGCTCGTGCCGCACGGCATGGCGGTGGCGCTGACCGCGCGGGAGGCGTTGCGGTTCACGCACGAGTCGAGCCCGCAGCGGCACCGCCGCGCGGCCGAGCTGCTCGGCGGCGACGACCTGCCGACCGTCCTCACCGCCCTGATGCGCGACATCGGCATCCCCAACGGCATCGCCGCTGTCGGCTACGACGAGGGCGACATCGACACGCTCGTCGGCGGGGCGATGAAGCAGCAGCGCCTGCTCGCCATCTCTCCCCTGCCGGTACGGGAAGAGGACCTCGCCGGCATCTTCGACCGCTCGCTCAGCCTCTGGTAG
- a CDS encoding acyl-CoA thioesterase, with protein MDPNGGDPKALRRGDFPVLRELPTRWSDDDVYGHVNNVVHYAMFDSAVNGWLMEATGTDIRRLPAIGLVVETQCRYFAELRFPDVVTAGLGLERVGTSSVVYRLALFGPGGEAPAAVGRFVHVYVDRESRRPVPVPDRIRAALRLLESTVEEV; from the coding sequence GTGGATCCCAACGGCGGCGACCCGAAGGCCCTGCGGCGCGGCGACTTCCCCGTGCTGCGCGAGCTTCCGACCCGATGGTCGGACGACGACGTCTACGGCCATGTCAACAACGTGGTGCACTACGCGATGTTCGACTCCGCGGTCAACGGTTGGCTCATGGAGGCGACCGGCACGGACATCCGGCGGCTGCCGGCGATCGGTCTGGTGGTGGAGACGCAGTGCCGGTACTTCGCGGAGCTCCGCTTCCCCGACGTGGTGACCGCCGGGCTCGGCCTGGAGCGGGTGGGCACGTCCAGCGTCGTCTACCGCCTGGCGCTCTTCGGCCCGGGCGGTGAGGCACCGGCCGCGGTCGGGCGCTTCGTGCACGTGTACGTCGACCGGGAGTCCCGCCGGCCGGTGCCGGTGCCCGACCGGATCCGTGCCGCGCTGCGGCTGCTGGAGTCCACTGTGGAGGAAGTATGA
- a CDS encoding HNH endonuclease encodes MQKGGLPVDVLVVNADLGPLHRVSLRHAVRMLVRRVAEVHEAHPDRLIGIYPVPTVVRLVRYVVTRWRYTAGPAWSRAGVLARDGRRCAYCGGHATTVDHVLPRSRGGRNTWLNTVAACDGCNQRKGDRTPAEAGMRSSFEPATPSWASLAR; translated from the coding sequence ATGCAGAAAGGAGGACTCCCGGTGGACGTCCTGGTTGTCAACGCCGACCTCGGCCCGCTCCACCGGGTCAGTCTGCGCCATGCCGTACGCATGCTCGTAAGGCGCGTCGCCGAGGTACACGAGGCACACCCCGACCGCCTGATCGGCATCTACCCGGTGCCCACAGTCGTCCGCCTCGTCCGGTACGTGGTGACGAGGTGGCGGTACACGGCGGGCCCGGCCTGGTCCCGTGCGGGCGTCCTCGCCCGCGACGGCCGCCGCTGCGCCTATTGCGGTGGGCACGCCACCACCGTCGACCACGTCCTGCCCCGCTCCCGCGGCGGCCGGAACACCTGGCTCAACACCGTAGCGGCCTGTGATGGCTGCAACCAGCGCAAGGGCGACCGCACCCCCGCCGAAGCGGGCATGCGGTCGAGCTTCGAGCCGGCGACCCCGTCGTGGGCGTCGCTCGCGCGCTGA
- a CDS encoding DUF1349 domain-containing protein, whose product MLHELNVPGVPFPFAPSEGGSWQVDEQAGSVTVTAAPHSDIFVDPGGDGTLNAESMLNAATLLGVPPEGDFQLSARVTVDFAATYDAGVLLLWADERHWGKLCFEYSPAGEPMIVSVVCRGVADDANAFVVSGRTVWLRVSRIDRAYAYHASLDDKTWQMIRFFVLGDVRSDVIGDGTTGDRIGFEAQSPTGEGCRVTFDEIQFASARLADLRDGS is encoded by the coding sequence ATGCTGCATGAGTTGAACGTGCCCGGCGTTCCCTTCCCTTTCGCGCCGTCCGAGGGAGGGTCATGGCAGGTCGACGAACAGGCCGGCTCGGTGACCGTGACGGCAGCCCCGCACAGCGACATCTTCGTCGACCCCGGTGGCGACGGCACGCTCAACGCGGAGTCGATGCTGAACGCGGCGACCCTGCTCGGCGTGCCGCCCGAGGGCGACTTCCAGCTCAGCGCGCGGGTCACTGTGGACTTCGCGGCGACGTACGACGCGGGGGTCCTGCTGCTCTGGGCCGACGAGCGGCACTGGGGCAAGCTCTGCTTCGAGTACTCGCCGGCCGGTGAGCCGATGATCGTGTCGGTGGTCTGCCGGGGCGTGGCCGACGACGCCAACGCGTTCGTGGTGTCGGGGCGCACGGTGTGGCTCCGGGTCTCACGGATCGACCGGGCCTACGCCTACCACGCCTCGCTCGACGACAAGACGTGGCAGATGATCCGCTTCTTCGTCCTCGGAGACGTCCGCAGCGACGTCATCGGTGACGGGACCACGGGCGACCGGATCGGCTTCGAGGCGCAGTCGCCGACGGGCGAGGGTTGCCGGGTGACGTTCGACGAGATCCAGTTTGCATCGGCGCGCCTGGCCGACCTCCGCGACGGTTCCTGA
- a CDS encoding helicase-associated domain-containing protein translates to MVTASWLRLLGEDGLADLLRRRPEALAVPPPESLGELAERLSTPAATVAALRRLDRPTLQVAEALAALGGGAERTALDRLLGAGTASVRADVTRALDTLRSYALLLDDAAPRLVPAAVAVWPRPLGLGDPVAAGFAYQNAEYIRRMARDLGLKPTGRKAEMLDLVLTCLRDPERVRAVVAGAPADARELLEKAAAGGEVEPEPFYYGDRSRRPQQWAIARGLLVRSFEPGGGLVVPAEVALALRGSEYTAPFDPVPPAVGRSAADPAASASAAAAAGAAMVRLVADLLEAAGKKPVPTLRSGGVGLRELKRMAKAVGCTEPELRLAVSVAARAGLLSLADGQATPTADYDGWRKQEPASQLSALLTAWWRLPSAPLAAGGAVTPDEVQPGAVALRTAVIAAASEVRATAIDDPYALAELAIWRQPYAFGDPATAVERAIACWEEGALLGLTGAGVVTTAGLALLGGADDLTGVLGDVGTTQRSVRLQADLTAVVSGSPDAGLGALLDLAAEPEARGVARTWRFGPSSVRRAFDAGYTAEALLDALAGVSAGELPQPLRYLVADVARRHGAVRATTVACCLRSDDLALLKEIVADRRLRSLGLRQLAPTVLAAAVPLEDVLAALRNAGYAPVAEAEDGTPILERAVDHRASARPPRATSPAKPRKGKPRQTVAQPDAADVARKLLAAPDETLIPLTHPLHAIRLSATNLTTSEARILAHAIDNQQPVTISYVNRDGNPSSRTIDNIELSGGSLLAWCRLREDERWFNLKRITGVEPV, encoded by the coding sequence GTGGTCACCGCGTCTTGGTTGAGGCTCCTCGGCGAGGACGGGTTGGCTGACCTGCTGCGGCGCCGTCCGGAGGCGTTGGCCGTGCCGCCACCGGAGTCGCTGGGCGAACTGGCCGAACGACTGTCCACGCCCGCGGCGACCGTAGCCGCGTTGCGCCGGCTGGACCGTCCGACGTTGCAGGTCGCCGAGGCCCTGGCAGCACTCGGCGGCGGGGCGGAGCGCACGGCTCTGGACCGGCTCCTCGGCGCCGGGACGGCCAGCGTGCGGGCGGACGTGACGCGGGCCCTGGACACGCTCCGGTCCTACGCGCTCCTGCTCGATGACGCCGCGCCGCGGCTCGTGCCCGCTGCCGTCGCGGTTTGGCCGCGTCCGCTGGGGTTGGGCGATCCTGTCGCGGCGGGCTTCGCGTACCAGAATGCTGAATACATTCGCAGGATGGCTCGGGATCTGGGTCTCAAGCCGACGGGGCGCAAGGCCGAGATGCTCGACTTGGTGCTGACGTGCCTGCGCGATCCGGAGCGCGTGCGTGCCGTGGTGGCTGGCGCTCCGGCCGATGCGCGCGAGCTGCTGGAGAAGGCTGCCGCTGGTGGCGAGGTGGAGCCGGAGCCGTTCTACTACGGCGACCGGTCACGACGGCCTCAGCAGTGGGCGATCGCGCGGGGCCTGCTGGTGCGCTCCTTCGAGCCGGGTGGTGGGCTGGTTGTGCCGGCCGAGGTCGCCTTGGCGCTGCGTGGCTCGGAGTACACCGCGCCGTTCGATCCCGTGCCGCCGGCTGTCGGTCGGTCGGCTGCTGATCCGGCGGCGTCGGCGAGTGCGGCGGCGGCCGCTGGCGCGGCGATGGTCCGGCTGGTCGCCGATCTTCTGGAGGCGGCGGGCAAGAAGCCGGTGCCGACGCTCCGCTCCGGTGGCGTCGGCCTGCGCGAGCTGAAGCGGATGGCGAAAGCGGTCGGCTGCACCGAGCCGGAGCTGCGGCTGGCGGTGTCAGTGGCGGCGCGCGCCGGGCTGCTGTCGCTGGCGGACGGACAGGCCACGCCAACCGCCGACTACGACGGATGGCGAAAACAGGAGCCGGCGAGTCAGCTGTCCGCACTGTTGACCGCGTGGTGGCGGTTGCCGTCCGCGCCCTTGGCCGCCGGCGGCGCGGTCACGCCTGACGAGGTTCAGCCCGGGGCCGTCGCACTGCGCACTGCCGTCATCGCCGCCGCGTCCGAGGTGCGGGCCACTGCCATCGACGACCCATATGCTCTGGCGGAGCTGGCGATTTGGCGCCAGCCCTACGCCTTCGGTGACCCCGCCACCGCGGTGGAACGGGCGATCGCCTGCTGGGAGGAAGGTGCCCTGCTCGGCTTGACCGGCGCGGGCGTCGTCACCACGGCTGGCCTGGCTCTGCTGGGCGGTGCTGACGACCTGACCGGGGTACTCGGCGATGTCGGCACGACCCAGCGCAGCGTCCGGTTGCAGGCCGACCTCACCGCAGTGGTCAGCGGCAGCCCGGACGCTGGCCTGGGTGCGCTGCTCGACCTGGCAGCTGAACCCGAAGCCCGTGGGGTCGCGCGCACCTGGCGTTTTGGCCCGTCCTCCGTGCGGCGGGCCTTCGACGCCGGGTATACCGCCGAGGCTCTGCTTGACGCGCTCGCCGGCGTGTCCGCCGGTGAGTTGCCGCAGCCGTTGCGGTATCTGGTCGCCGATGTCGCCCGGCGGCACGGCGCTGTGCGGGCCACCACGGTGGCCTGCTGCCTGCGCAGCGACGACCTCGCCCTGCTGAAGGAGATCGTGGCGGACCGTCGGCTGCGGTCGCTGGGGTTGCGCCAGCTCGCTCCGACCGTGCTCGCCGCCGCCGTCCCTCTTGAGGATGTGCTTGCCGCGCTCCGGAATGCCGGTTACGCGCCGGTCGCCGAAGCCGAGGACGGTACACCGATCCTGGAACGGGCGGTCGACCACCGTGCGTCCGCCAGGCCGCCGCGCGCCACGAGCCCGGCGAAGCCTCGCAAAGGCAAGCCGCGTCAGACGGTGGCCCAACCGGACGCCGCCGACGTCGCCCGCAAGCTGCTTGCCGCTCCCGACGAGACGCTGATACCGCTCACGCACCCGCTACACGCTATACGCCTCTCCGCGACGAATCTCACCACGAGCGAAGCACGGATCCTCGCCCACGCGATCGACAACCAGCAGCCGGTGACGATCAGCTATGTCAACCGGGACGGCAATCCGAGCAGCCGCACCATCGACAACATCGAACTCAGCGGCGGCTCCCTGCTGGCCTGGTGCCGGCTCCGCGAGGACGAACGCTGGTTCAACCTCAAACGGATCACCGGCGTCGAACCGGTGTAA
- a CDS encoding VOC family protein has protein sequence MDITIHASFLPHEDPDASLAFYRDVLGFEVRGDVGYDGMRWITVGPADQPDTSLVLEPPAADPGVTDDERRTIAEMMAKGTYAGVVLATKDLDGLFARIQATDAEIVQEPIDQPYGVRDFAIRDPAGNMLRIQEARGA, from the coding sequence ATGGACATCACGATTCACGCGAGTTTCCTCCCGCACGAGGACCCGGACGCTTCCCTGGCGTTCTATCGCGACGTCCTCGGCTTCGAAGTGCGAGGCGACGTCGGATACGACGGGATGCGCTGGATCACCGTCGGCCCCGCCGACCAGCCCGACACGTCCCTCGTGTTGGAGCCGCCGGCCGCCGACCCGGGCGTCACCGACGACGAGCGCCGTACCATCGCCGAGATGATGGCCAAGGGCACCTACGCGGGCGTGGTGCTGGCCACCAAGGATCTCGACGGCCTCTTCGCCCGGATCCAGGCGACCGACGCCGAGATCGTCCAGGAGCCGATCGACCAGCCGTACGGGGTGCGGGACTTCGCGATCCGGGACCCCGCGGGCAACATGCTCCGTATCCAAGAAGCACGCGGAGCGTGA
- a CDS encoding ATP-binding cassette domain-containing protein, giving the protein MSKATTSKARSAAPNAADSHDLIRVQGARENNLKDVSVELPKRRLTVFTGVSGSGKSSLVFGTIAAESQRMINETYSAFVQGFMPTLSRPEVDLLDGLTTAIIVDQERMGANPRSTVGTATDANAMLRILFSRLGKPHIGSPNAYSFNVPSVKASGAITVERGGKTKAEKATFTRLGGMCPRCEGMGSVTDFDLTALYDDSKSLNEGALTIPGYSMEGWYGRIFRGCGYFDPDKPIRKYNKKELHDLLYREPTKIKVDGINLTYSGLIPQIQKSFLSKDVDAMQPHIRAFVERAITFTTCPECEGTRLSAEARSSKIKGKNIADVCAMQISDLADWIRGVEEPSVAPLLGGLQHLLDSFTEIGLGYLSLDRPAGTLSGGEAQRTKMIRHLGSSLTDVTYVFDEPTIGLHPHDIERMNDLLLRLRDKGNTVLVVEHKPETIAIADHVVDLGPGAGTGGGTVCYEGTVEGLRKSDTITGRHLDDRASLKEAVREPSGSLEIRGASTHNLQGVDVDIPLGVLCVVTGVAGSGKSSLIHGSVAGREGVVVIDQAAIRGSRRSNPATYTGLLEPIRKAFAKANGVKPALFSANSEGACPTCNGAGVIYTDLGVMATVESTCEECEGKRFQASVLEYTLGGRNIAEVLAMPVTEAEEFFGEGDARTPAAHTILERLADVGLGYLTLGQPLTTLSGGERQRLKLATNIGEKGGVYVLDEPTTGLHLADVEQLLGLLDRLVDSGKSVIVIEHHQAVMAHGDWIIDLGPGAGHDGGRIVFEGTPADLVADRSTLTGEHLAAYVGA; this is encoded by the coding sequence ATGAGCAAGGCCACGACGTCGAAGGCGCGCTCGGCCGCGCCGAACGCCGCCGACAGCCACGACCTTATTCGCGTGCAGGGTGCGCGCGAAAACAACCTCAAGGACGTGAGCGTCGAGCTCCCGAAGCGCCGGCTGACGGTGTTCACCGGTGTGTCCGGGTCGGGCAAGAGCTCTCTTGTCTTCGGCACGATCGCCGCGGAGTCGCAGCGGATGATCAACGAGACCTACAGCGCCTTCGTGCAGGGGTTCATGCCGACGCTGTCGCGGCCCGAGGTCGACCTGCTCGACGGGCTGACGACGGCGATCATCGTCGACCAGGAGCGGATGGGCGCCAACCCCCGCTCCACCGTCGGCACCGCCACCGACGCCAACGCGATGCTGCGCATCCTCTTCAGCCGCCTCGGAAAGCCGCACATCGGCTCGCCGAACGCGTACTCCTTCAACGTGCCCTCGGTGAAGGCCAGCGGCGCGATCACGGTCGAGCGGGGCGGGAAGACGAAGGCCGAAAAGGCCACGTTCACCCGCCTCGGCGGCATGTGCCCGCGCTGTGAGGGCATGGGCTCGGTGACCGACTTCGACCTGACCGCCCTGTACGACGACAGCAAGTCGCTGAACGAGGGCGCGCTCACGATCCCGGGCTACAGCATGGAGGGGTGGTACGGCCGGATCTTCCGTGGCTGCGGCTACTTCGACCCGGACAAGCCAATCCGCAAGTACAACAAGAAGGAACTGCACGACCTGCTGTACCGGGAGCCGACCAAGATCAAGGTCGACGGCATCAACCTGACGTACTCCGGCCTGATCCCGCAGATCCAGAAGTCGTTCCTGTCCAAGGACGTCGACGCGATGCAGCCGCACATCCGCGCCTTCGTCGAGCGGGCTATCACGTTTACGACCTGCCCCGAGTGCGAGGGCACCCGGCTCAGCGCGGAGGCCCGGTCGTCGAAGATCAAGGGCAAGAACATCGCGGACGTCTGCGCCATGCAGATCAGCGACCTGGCCGACTGGATCCGCGGCGTCGAGGAGCCGTCGGTGGCACCGCTGCTGGGCGGGCTCCAGCACCTGCTCGACTCGTTCACCGAGATCGGGCTCGGCTATCTCTCGCTCGACCGCCCGGCCGGCACGCTGTCCGGCGGTGAGGCGCAGCGCACCAAGATGATCCGCCACCTCGGGTCGTCGCTCACCGACGTCACGTACGTCTTCGACGAGCCCACCATCGGCCTGCACCCCCACGACATCGAGCGCATGAACGACCTGCTGCTGCGGCTGCGGGACAAGGGCAACACCGTGCTTGTCGTCGAGCACAAGCCGGAGACGATCGCCATCGCCGACCACGTCGTCGACCTCGGACCCGGCGCGGGTACCGGCGGCGGCACGGTCTGCTACGAGGGCACGGTGGAGGGGCTCCGCAAGAGCGACACGATCACCGGCCGGCACCTCGACGACCGCGCGTCCCTGAAGGAGGCGGTGCGCGAGCCCTCCGGTTCGCTGGAGATCCGCGGCGCGTCGACGCACAACCTGCAGGGCGTCGACGTCGACATCCCGCTTGGCGTGCTCTGCGTGGTGACCGGCGTCGCCGGCTCCGGCAAGAGCTCGCTGATCCACGGCTCGGTCGCCGGCCGCGAGGGCGTGGTGGTGATCGACCAGGCCGCGATCCGCGGTTCGCGGCGCAGCAACCCCGCCACCTACACCGGGCTGCTCGAGCCGATCCGCAAGGCGTTCGCGAAGGCCAACGGGGTGAAGCCGGCACTGTTCAGCGCCAACTCCGAGGGCGCCTGCCCCACCTGCAACGGCGCCGGCGTGATCTACACGGACCTGGGTGTGATGGCCACCGTCGAGTCCACCTGCGAGGAGTGCGAGGGCAAGCGCTTCCAGGCATCGGTCCTGGAGTACACGCTCGGCGGCCGCAACATCGCCGAGGTGCTCGCCATGCCGGTGACCGAGGCCGAGGAGTTTTTCGGCGAGGGCGACGCGCGCACGCCCGCCGCGCACACCATCCTCGAACGGCTCGCCGATGTCGGCCTCGGCTACCTCACGCTCGGCCAGCCGCTCACCACGCTGTCCGGCGGCGAGCGGCAGCGGCTGAAGCTGGCCACCAACATCGGCGAGAAGGGCGGCGTGTACGTGCTCGACGAGCCGACCACCGGCCTCCACCTCGCCGACGTCGAGCAGCTGCTCGGCCTGCTGGACCGGCTCGTCGACTCCGGCAAGTCGGTCATCGTGATCGAGCACCACCAGGCCGTCATGGCCCACGGTGACTGGATCATCGATCTCGGCCCGGGCGCGGGTCACGACGGCGGCCGCATCGTCTTCGAGGGCACGCCCGCCGACCTGGTGGCCGACCGCTCGACGCTCACCGGCGAGCACCTGGCCGCCTACGTCGGGGCCTGA